The Limanda limanda chromosome 13, fLimLim1.1, whole genome shotgun sequence genome has a window encoding:
- the LOC133018488 gene encoding LOW QUALITY PROTEIN: retinol-binding protein 1-like (The sequence of the model RefSeq protein was modified relative to this genomic sequence to represent the inferred CDS: inserted 1 base in 1 codon) encodes MYACSCYTCRGSVLGIVGLCGAGGGRCEELVNRIKVNLVQIEAFDSRVLHSITNSRPQQTSXARRNTAIMPIDLNGYWKMISSDNFEEYLKALDVNVAIRKIATLLKPDKEISHDGDHIVIKTLSTFKNYNMDFHVGKEFEEDLSGVDDRKCMTTITWDGDKLVCVQKGEIEGRGWSHWVEGDELHLELRAGGVVSKQVFKKT; translated from the exons ATGTATGCATGTTCCTGTTATACATGCAGGGGAAGCGTGCTGGGGATTGTGGGGTTATGTGGTGCCGGTGGTGGGAGGTGTGAGGAACTGGTTAATCGGATTAAAGTGAATTTGGTTCAAATTGAGGCTTTTGACAGCAGAGTTCTGCATTCCATCACAAACAGTCGACCACAGCAGACCT TCGCCCGCAGAAACACAGCCATCATGCCTATCGATCTGAATGGATATTGGAAAATGATTTCCAGCGATAACTTCGAGGAGTACCTGAAGGCTCTCG ATGTGAATGTCGCCATCAGGAAAATCGCAACCTTGCTGAAGCCTGACAAGGAAATCAGCCACGACGGCGACCACATCGTCATCAAGACCCTCAGCACCTTCAAAAACTACAACATGGACTTCCATGTGGGCAAAGAGTTCGAGGAGGATCTGTCTGGAGTGGACGACAGGAAATGCATG ACCACCATCACTTGGGATGGAGACAAGCTGGTGTGTGTGCAGAAGGGGGAGATCGAAGGAAGAGGCTGGAGCCACTGGGTGGAAGGAGATGAGCTTCATTTG GAGCTGAGAGCCGGGGGAGTTGTTAGCAAGCAGGTATTCAAGAAGACCTAA